In a genomic window of Styela clava chromosome 11, kaStyClav1.hap1.2, whole genome shotgun sequence:
- the LOC120347827 gene encoding calcyphosin-like protein, translating into MAAGTELQEKELIAKSKRMLATTKDPIERIRLQCLTRGVSGIKRIGQIFRIMDDDNSRRISFGEFCKGSDDFGVELTEEERQEAFDGFDADDSGLISFDEFLVRLRPPMSHNRISIIEKAFNKFDRSNDGIVTVADVRGAYNAKHHPKFKNGEWTEEQVFGTFLKNFDSPTDPDLKVTKEEFINYYAGLSASFDTDMQFDYMMRNAWDL; encoded by the exons atggCTGCTGGAACTGAATTGCAAGAAAAAGAGCTGATAGCAAAATCCAAGAGAATGCTTGCTACAACAAAAGATCCAATAGAGCGAATCCGTCTTCAATGCTTAACCAGAGGCGTTTCAGGGATTAAACGGATCGGGCAAATATTTAGGATTATGGATGATG ACAACAGTCGCAGAATCAGTTTTGGAGAATTTTGCAAAGGCAGCGATGATTTTGGTGTTGAGCTGACAGAAGAAGAAAGGCAGGAAGCATTCGATGGATTCGATGCAGATGATTCGGGTTTGATAAGTTTCGACGAGTTCCTGGTTCGGCTGAGACCTCCTATGTCTCATAATAGAATTTCTATTATCGAAAAggcttttaataaatttgataggTCGAATGATGGAATAGTAACCGTGGCTGATgtgagaggagcatacaatgcaAAACACCATCCAAAATTTAAGAACGGTGAATGGACCGAAGAACAG GTCTTTGGAacctttttgaaaaattttgactcgCCCACGGATCCGGATTTGAAAGTAACGAAAgaggaatttatcaattattaCGCAGGATTGAGCGCGAGTTTCGATACCGACATGCAATTTGATTACATGATGAGAAATGCATGGGATTTATGA